Within Micromonospora parathelypteridis, the genomic segment CTGGCGTACGACCCGGACGGTGAGATCGTGATCACCGCGGGCGCGACGGAGGCGGTCGCGGCGAGCATCCTCGCCCTCTGCGAACCGGGTGACGAGGTGGTCTGCTTCGAGCCGTACTACGACTCGTACGCCGCCTCGATCGCGCTGGCCGGCGCGGTCCGGCGGCCGGTGACCCTGCGCCCCGCGGCCGACGGGCGGTACGCCTTCGACCCGGCGGCGCTGCGCGCGGCGTTCGGCCCGCGCACCCGGTTGGTGCTGCTCAACTCACCGCACAACCCGACCGGCAAGGTCTTCACCCCGGCTGAGCTGGCGTTGATCGCCGAGCTGTGCCAAGAGCACGGCGCGTACGCGGTCACCGACGAGGTGTACGAGCACCTGGTCTTCACCGACGCGGCGAGCCCGCACGTGCCGCTGGCCGCGCTGCCCGGGATGCGGGAACGGACACTGCGCATCTCGTCGGCGGGCAAGACGTTCTCGTGCACGGGTTGGAAGGTCGGCTGGGCGAGCGGCCCGGCGGCGCTGGTCTCGGCGGTGCTGCGGGTGAAGCAGTTCCTCACCTTCGTCAACGCCGCGCCACTGCAGCCGGCGGTCGCCGTGGCGCTGGCCCTGCCGGACGACTACTACACCGGCTTCCGGGACAGTCTCCAGCAGCGGCGCGACCAGCTCGTCGGCGGTCTCACCGACGCCGGGTTCGAGGTGCTCGACTCGGAGGGGACGTACTTCGTCACCGCCGACATCACCGCCCTCGGCGGCCGGGACGGGGTGGAGTTCTGCCGCTCGCTGCCGGAGCGCTGTGGCGTGGTGGCGGTGCCCACCCAGGTCTTCTACGACGACGCCGAGGCGGGCCGGCGGCTGGTCCGGTTCGCCTTCTGCAAGCGTCCCGAGGTGCTGACCGAGGCGGTCACCCGACTGCGCGCACTGGCCCCGATCGGCTGACCCGGCGGGCCGCCGTCCGAAGCCTGTGGAGCTGATGTCACAGACGAGTCAGCTCCACAGCCTTCGGATTACCTACGACGCGGCGGGGCTGGCGGTGCGGACCAGCTCGGCGATCCGCTCGGCGACCTCGCGAGCCGTCGCCTCGGTAGCCGCCTCGACCATCACCCGGACCAGCGGCTCGGTGCCCGACGGGCGCAGCAGCACCCGGCCGGTCTCACCCAGCTCCGCCTCGGCCCGCTCGACCTCGGCGCGGACGGCCGGTGCGGCGGCGCCGACGGTCCGGTCGCCGACCGGCACGTTGATCAGCACCTGGGGCAGTTTGGTGACGACCGAGGCCAGCTCGGCGAGGGACTTTCCGGTGGCCGCCATCCGGGCCATCAGGTGCAGGCCGGTGAGCACACCGTCGCCGGTGGTGGCGTGCGCGGGCATGACGATGTGGCCGCTCTGCTCGCCGCCGAGCGCCAGCCCGGAGGCGCGCAGAGCCTCCAGGACGTACCGGTCGCCGACCTTGGTCTCGATCAGCCGGATGCCCTGCGCGGACATGGCCAGCCGCAGGCCGAGGTTGCTCATCACGGTCGCGACAAGCGTGTCCTGGGTGAGCGTGCCGGCATCCCGCATGGCCAGCGCGAGGATCGCCATCACCTGGTCGCCGTCGACCTCGTCGCCGCCGGCGCTGACCGCCACGATGCGGTCGGCGTCGCCGTCGTGGGCGATGCCCAGGTGCGCGCCGTGCTCGACCACGGCCTCGCGCAGCCCTTCGATGTGGTTGGAACCACAGTCGTCGTTGATGTTCAGCCCGTTCGGCTCGGCGTTGATCGCGATGACCTCCGCGCCAGCCTCCCGGTAGGCGACCGGGGCGACCTCGGCGGCGGCGCCGTTGGCGCAGTCGACCACGACCTTGATCCCGTCCAGCCGGTGCGGCACGGCGCCGACCAGGTGCTGGACGTAGTGGTCCGCGCCGTCGAGCAGGTCGTGCACGCGACCGATGCCGGCGCCGGTCGGCCGATCCCAGGCGGTGGCGGCGTTCGCCTCCACGGCGGCCTCGATCTGCATTTCGATCTCGTCGGGCAACTTGTGCCCGCCGGCGGCGAAGAGCTTGATGCCGTTGTCCGGCATGGGGTTGTGCGACGCGGAGAGCACCACGCCAAGGTCGGCTTTGGCCTCGGCGGTGAGGAACGCCACCGCCGGGGTGGGCAGCACGCCGACCCGCACCACGTTGGCGCCGGCACTGGTCAGCCCGGCGACCACGGCGGCCTCCAGCATCTCGCCGCTGGCCCGGGTGTCGCGACCCACAACGGCCAGCGGCGGATGGCTGCGGTCCGTCTCGGCGAGTGTGTGCGCAGCGGCCACAGCGAGCGCCAGTGCCAACTCAGGGGTGAGATCCGCGTTTGCCCGCCCGCGTACGCCGTCCGTGCCGAACAACCGACCCATACCCGCCAACCTCCGATGCGTACTGCCGATGTGGAGAAAGCGGAACGGCCGGCCACCTCCCCCGATCGAGGGGAGGCGAACCGGCCGTCCGTCAGAAGTACAACGCGCTGGTGAAGATCAGCGCTTCGAGTACTGGGGAGCCTTACGGGCCTTCTTGAGGCCGTACTTCTTGCTTTCCTTGACCCGGGCGTCCCGGGTGAGGAAGCCGGCCTTCTTCAGGGCCGGGCGGTCGTCGGGCTCGTTGACGATCAGCGCCCGGGCGATGGCCAGCCGCAGCGCACCGGCCTGGCCGGTGGTGCCGCCGCCACGCAGGTTGGCGATGACGTCGAACGCCTCGGGCTTCTCGGCGGTGACCAGCGGGTCCTTGATGAGCTGCTGGTGCACCTTGCTCGGGAAGTAGGCCTCGAGGTCACGGCCGTTGCAGGTGATCTTGCCGGTGCCCGGAACGATACGGACCCGGACGATGGCCTCCTTGCGCCGACCCACGGTCTGGATCGGGCGGTCACCACGCGGCGCGCGGGCGACGGGCGCCGGCGCCTCGGTGGCCTCGGGGGCAACCTCGGTCTCGGTGGTGATGTCGGTCATGCTGCTTCCTTCGCCCGCGCTCACTGCGCGATCTGCTTGATCTCGAACGGCACCGGCTGCTGCGCGAGGTGCGGGTGCTCGGCACCGGCGTAGACCTTCAGCTTCTTGATCAGCTGACGGCCGAGCTTGTTGTGCGGGAGCATCCCCTTCACAGCCAGCTCGATGGCGCGCTCGGGCCGCTTGGTCAGCAGCTCGTCGTAGCCGATCTGCTTCAGACCACCCGGGTAACCGGAGTGGCGGTAAGCGACCTTGGTCTGGCGCTTGTTGCCGGTCAGCGCAACCTTGCCCGCGTTCACGATGACGACAAAGTCGCCCGTGTCGACGTGCGGCGCGAAAGTCGGCTTGTGCTTACCACGCAGCAACGTGGCGGCGTGGGTGGCCAGGCGGCCCAGCACGACATCAGAGGCGTCGATGACGTGCCACTGACGCTCGATCTCACCCGGCTTCGGGCTGTACGTACGCACAGGTCTACCTTGTCTCGTCGTCGGTCTGGGGTCGCGCGCCGAGGTGACCAGATCTTGCAGGCCGGACCAGCGCGCACGAACGACCAAGCGTACCTGATAGGGCACGCCTCTGGATGTCGTACAACAGCAGGCAACGATACCGGGCGCGGTGTCCGCAGGTCAAAACGGGGGTGCGGTCCCGCGCGGCGACGCGCCGACCGTGGCCCAGCTCACACGCTGGCCAGCGGATTTGCCCTCGGCCGGTGGTGGACGACCCAGGTGACCGCGACGCACAACGCGATGAAGGCAAGCCCGCGGACACCGGCCCGCCGCTGTGAGCGCGCCCACCCGGTCTGTGGTCAGAGCTGCTGGAGGATGCGCAGCGCGCGGCCGACCCGGAGCATGGTGTCGGTGTCGGCGACGTCCACGCAGTCGGTGAACCACTTCTTCATCGGCGAGGAGATGCGGTCGGGCATCACCACGTACCGGCCCATCGTCACGGCGAGCGGCGAGTCGCGCAGCAGCGACTCCTCGACGACCTCGACCACGATCACGATGGGCACGTCGGTGGAGTTGTAGACGTCTGAGCTGATCACGAGCCCGAGGCGTTCCCGGGCACCCTCGATGCGCCAGACCTCTCCCCTACGCAGCACGCGGTCGTCCGCCGGAGAGCAGGTCGTTGACCATGCCCACCTCGCGGGCGTCGGCGAGAGCGGCGGACTCCAGGTCCAGACCGGCACGGCCCACGGCGGCGGCGTGCGCGGTGAAGACCTCGCGCAGCGCCTTCTCCCGGGCGGCCTGGTCCATCCATGCGGAGAGCGACAGTCCTTCGCGCTTGGCGAACCGCCGGGCCTCCTCGATCGTCTCGTCCGTGAACGACAGAGTCACCTTGGCAGTCATGCGGATGAGACTACCCAGCGGTATGACCACCAGTCATCCTCGTTCAGCGTGCCGGCACCACAGGCGGCAAAACGCACTCCGGTGACCTTTACGACATTCCGTGAACTCACCAGGTCTGTTCGGCGGCCCGCACCAGGATCTCGTTGACTGCCACTCGTCGGTCCCGCGTCACGATGTACGAGACCGCGTCGGCGATGTCCTCGGGCTCCAGCAGCTCCAACCCCTCGGTCTGCCGGACGATCGCCTCCCGGATGCCGTCGCGCACGTGCGAGGCCAACTCGGTGTCGACCGTCCCCGGCTCGATCACGCTGACCCGTACCCGCTTCGGACCGACCTCCTGCCGCAGTGCCTCGGAGAACGCGTTGACGCCGAACTTCGTGAGGTTGTAGACGGCCGTCCCGGGCCGGGCCACCCGGCCTGCGGTGGAGCTGATGTTGACCAGGTCCGCCACTCGGCGGGGAGCGGTCTCGGCGGCGGCGAGCAGGTGCGGGAGCGCGGCACGGGTGACATGGAGCATGCCCTGCACGTTGACCGCGAGCATCCGGTCCCACTCCTCGATCGGGGCCTCGGCGACCGGGCCGACGAGCATGAGCCCCGCGTTGTTCACCACCGTGTCGAGCCGGCCGAACTCGACCACCACCCGGTCCACGGCCGCCAGCGCCTGCGACGGGTCGGTGATGTCCGCCTCGACCGCCAGCGCCACACCGCCGCCGGCCCGCACGCTCTCCGCCAGCTCGTCGAGCTTGGCCCGGCGGCGGGCCAGCACCGCGACCGTCGCGCCGTCGGCCGCGAGGCTGCGGGCGGTCGCCGCGCCGATGCCGCTGCTGGCCCCGGTCACGAGCGCCACCGTGCCATCGAGCGGTCCCGCCATGTCGTCCTCCTCGTACCCGGCGTCACCCCCAGTCCCTGAGCATGGACGACGGGAGTCAGGCCCGACCGCCGAACACCGCGAAGCGCCACTCCTTGAAGTAACAGTCGACGTCGACCAGGCCCGCCTCGGCGAGCCACCGGCACTGGTCGGCCACGGTCGCTGGCCGGTCGTGCCGCATCCGCTCCCGGGCGGCGGCGATCTCCTCGGGCGACGATCCCAACTCGGTGATCCGTGCCGTCCACACCTCGTCGTAGCGCCGATCGAGCGCCGGGGTGGGGCCGGCCACCTGCTCAGCGTTGACGAACACACCGCCGGGCACCAGCGCGGCGGCGGCCCGCCGGTAGAGCGCGCGCTTACCGGCGTCGTCCAGGTGATGAATGGCCAGCGCGCTGACCACCGCGTCGTACCGGCCGGCCGGCAGCGGGTCGGCCAGGTCCGCCTGGACCGTCCGGTGCGGGACGGACCGGGCGCGTAGCTCGTCGGTGGCGCGGGCGAGCATCGCCGGCGCGGCGTCCACCAGGGTCAGCCGAACTCCGGGCACCGCCGCGGCGAGCAGCAGCGACAGCAGGCCGGTGCCCGCGCCCAGGTCCAACACCTCGGGGGTACGACCGGCGGCCAGCGCAGCGCGCAGTGGCGGCGCCGCCACCTCGACGGCGGCGCCGTAGAAGCCGTCGAAGCAGGGCACCAGCCGCCGGCGGGACTCGTCGTAGGTGCCGGCCACCGCGTCGAAGGCGTCCGCGACCCTCATCGGAGACTCCCATTTTGTAGGACGACTTTCCCACATTATAAGCACTTCATGTTGAAGGGCGCTGTTGCGAACGACCTGGGCTGGCGGCGACGAACGGCGAGAGGCCCCCGGCGCTCTCCTTGGTTCGAGGAGCCGGGGGCAGTTCTTGCTGCGCTGGTTAGCCGACGGGACCGATCGGCTTCGACAGGTCGGCGAAGCCGGCCCATGCCGCCGGTCCAACGCGGTCCCGGCTGCGCGGGATGCGTCCTGGATCGGCCCATCGCGCAGCGGCCTTCGGATGTCCAGATCTTGGACAGTTTCCGTTACGCGAGAACGGAAACTGTCCAAGATCTCCACGAGCGAGCACTCACGAGGGCGGCCCCTCTCCGGCCGCACCGTCGCCGCCGGGCGGTGCCCTGGCCGCCAGGGACCACCGTCTGTCCGAGGCGACCGCCGTCGACCGTCCGTTCGCCGCCGAGCCCCCTTGCGGTGTGAGCCCCACTTGACAGGACCGAAACAGAAGGGACCCGGACTGGAAACTGCCCGGCGGCACGCTTTCCCGACATGACAGACGGTGCGTGGTCGGCCACTGGACCGGGGCGGGTGCCCCGAGAAGTGGCGACGCGCTGTCCGTACTGCCCGCTCCGGCGCGGGCTGGCGCTTCGCGAGGACGACCCGGCCACGGGCGCGCTACACCTCCTTCGTCAACGCTCCCGACGTGCCCGACCCGTCGATCACCTTCGACCAGGAACGCGGCCAGCCGGTGCCAGCCGGCGGTTCTCGACCGGCCCGACCACGACCGACCGACGGTCGCCTCGCCGCTGCACAAGCAGATGTACGACCTGCGCAGCGGGCACTGCCTCGACCTGCCCGGGGTGGCCGTGACCCGGCACGACGCACGTTGCCGCGACGGGCTGGTCGAGGTGCGGTTACGACAGGAGGGTTGATGCGCGAAGAACTGGCGGGCTTCACCATCGGGGTGACCGCCGACCGGCGGCGCGACGACTTGGCCGCGCTGCTCGAACGCCGGGGCGCCCGCGTGGTGCTCGCCCCGGCGTTGCGGATCGTGCCGTTGTCCGACGACACCGAGCTGCGCGAGGCGACCCGCGCCTGCCTGGAACAGCCGCCGGACATCCTGATGGCCAACACCGGCATCGGCATGCGCGGGTGGTTGGAGGCGGCCGAGGGTTGGGGGCTGGCCGAGCCGCTGCGCTCGGTGCTGGCCAGCTCGTACGTGGTGGCCCGCGGCCCGAAGGCGCGCGGCGCGATCCGGGCGGCCGGGCTGCACGACCAGTGGTCGCCGACCTCGGAAAGCTGCGACGAGGTGGTCAACCACCTGCGCCGGCGCGGCGTGGCCGGGCAGGTGATCGCCATGCAACTGCACGGTGAGCGGCAGCCCGAGTGCACGCTCGCGCTGGAGGCGGCCGGCGCCACGGTGATCGAGGTGCCGGTCTACCGCTGGGCCGCACCAACCGACCCGGCACCGCTGCACCGGTTGATCGACCTGATCGCCGGCCGGTTGGTGGACGCGGTGACCTTCACCTCGGCGCCGGCGGCCGAGGCACTGTTACGGGCGGCCGGGGACCGGACCGACGCGGTGGTGTCCGCGTTCCGTGGCGACGTACTGGCCAGTTGCGTCGGCGCGGTGACCGCCGAGCCGCTGCTGCGGCACGGTGTGCCGGTGAGCGCCCCGGGTCGGGCCCGGTTGGGGGCGCTGGTGCGGACCATCGTCGACGAGTTGCCCCGCAGGACCGTGACGTTCAAGGCCGGCGGGCACCTGCTCACGCTGCGCGGGCACGCCGCCGTGATCGACGGCGAGTTGCGGCCACTCGCTCCCGCCCCGATGGCGGTGTTGCGGGCGCTGGCCCAGTCCCCCGGCCGGGTACTGTCCCGCACGGCGCTGCTACGGACGCTGCCTCGGGGCGCGGACGAGCACGCGGTGGAGATGGCGGTGGCCCGTCTCCGGGCCGGCCTGCGCGCGCCCCGCGTGGTGCAGACCGTCGTGAAGCGCGGCTACCGGCTCCAGATCGACTGACGCGTCACGGCCGGTGTGTGTGCCGGCCGTGACGCGACGGTTCAGCCGACCGGTGTGGGGAAGCCCCGCCCGTGCTCGGCCTGCAGCCGGAGCATGGCGTGCTCGACGACCGTCACCAGCACCTGCTTGACCGAATCCCGGTGCCGGGCGTCCGTCATCACCAGCGGCACCTGCGGCGAGATGGCCAGCGCCTCGCGGACCTCCTCCAGCTCGTACTGGGGAGCGCCGTCGAACCGGTTCAGCGCCACCACGTACGGCAGGTTGCGGTTCTCGAAGTAGTCCAGCGGGGCGAACGCGTCGGTGATCCGGCGGGTGTCCACCAGGACGGCGGCACCGACAGCACCTCGGATGATCTCGTCCCACATGAACCAGAACCGGGTCTGACCAGGTGTACCGAAGAGGTACAGGATCAGATCCTGAGCCATGGTGATGCGGCCGAAGTCCATGGCGACCGTGGTGGTCTCCTTGCCCGGCACCTTGGACGGGTCGTCGATGCCGACACCCGCCGCGGTCATCAACGCCTCGGTGGTCAGCGGTGTGATCTCGGAGATCGCCCCGACCAGTGTCGTCTTACCGACGCCGAAGCCGCCCGCGACGACGATCTTCGCGGAGACGATTCCCCGGCCCGGCCGCCCCCCAGCGGGGTCATAGCCTGCGAAGTCCACTTAGCACCCTTCCAAGCAGTTCCATCCGCTCCTCGAACCCCTCGGCGGGAGCAGCAGTGTGTAACGTCAGCAGGCTCTCGGCCACCATGTCGGCGACCAACACCCGGGCGACGCCCAGCGGCATCCGGGTGTACGCGGCGATCTCCGCCAGCGACTGTGCTCGGCCCTCGCAGACCGTGGCGATGCGGTGCTTGTCATGCCCCGCGAAGCGGGACTCGGCGACCTGGGTGGGAGACGCGGTGAGGACGGCTTCCAGGGCGATGTCCTGCCGAGGTTCGGTACGACCACGGGTGACCGCGTACGGACGTACCAGTGCGCCGCGCGGGTCAGCGCGTCGTTGGTCCATCCCCAGTCACCTCCTCGTCCCTTGTGGAGCCGGCCCGTGCGGCCTCCCGTCCCTGCTTCGACGCGCGGTTCGAGCGCCGTCCTACCGTGCTACGAGCGCACCGCGTCCCGCGGCAGCGGCACCAGCGCGGCACCCACCCGCTCGACCAGCAGCGCCATCTCGTAGCCCACCTGGCCCACGTCGCAGCTTCGCGCGGCCAGCACGGCCATCGACGAGCCGTCGCTGATCGACATCAGGAAGAGATACCCGCTGTCCATCTCGATGACTGTCTGCAACACCCCGCCCGCGCTGAACATCCGGGCTGCGCCCTCGGTCAGGCTCACCACGCCGGAGGTGATCGCGGCGAGCTGGTCAGCCCGGTCCCCCGGCAGATCCCGGGAGGACGCGAGCAGCAGCCCGTCGGCGGACACCGCCACCACGTGGGCGATGCCCGCCACGCTGTCGGCGAAGTTGGTGAGCAGCCAACCCATGTCCTGCATGGCAGCTGGCCTGTTCATCGGCTCTCCTTGGTCGAGGTGCTGTTCAGGTCCGTTCCGGCCGTCCTACCACGCTGCACACCACGGTGGTAGGCCGACAACAGACCGCGTACTTCATCGGGGGTCCGCCGGCTGCGGTCCCGGCCGCTCTTCGGTTCGATGCCGCCCGGTACGAGCTGCTGCTGCGGCACCCGCTTGGGCAACCCGGAGCGGGTGGTCCCGGCGGGGGCCGGCTCGGCGGCTCGACTGGCCCGCGACCAGCCCTCGTCGGCGGCCGTCCGCCAGGCGTGCGGGTCCGCGGCGGGGGCGGCCGGCGTCGTGGGGGCCGCCGGCGCCGTCCGGGCGGCCGGCGGCGGGGAGTACGACGGTGGCGTGCCGAGCCCACCGGCGGGCGCGCTGCCGCGTCCCCCGGTGGCCGACGGGGTGATGCCGTCGGTGTTGGCGCTGCCGGGAGTACGGGTCGGCAGTGGCGGTCGGGCCGGCGCGGCAGCCGGCACGGACGCGGCACTCGGCTGACCGCCGTTGCCCGTGCGCAGCCCGGCATCGGCCGGAGCGGCGGCGGGCGGCGGCTCGTCGAACTTGGGCCGGGTGAAGATCGCGGTGGCGTCGTCGCCGTGCGACCGGAACCAGACCGCCTCCATCTCCCGGAAGATCGGTGCCTCGGCGGGGAATTCGGGCCGGCTGCTGACCGGCGCGGCGGGCACCGACGGCGCGGCAGGCGGTGCCACCGCGCCAGGGCCGGCGACCGGCCCGACCGGCAGACCCGGGGCGCTGCGCCCGTCCGTGGCATCCGTGGTCGAACCGCGCCGGGGCAGCGAATCGATGGTCGGGTAGGCCACGGTCGGGCTGCCGGTCGAGGCGACCGCGCCATTGCTGTACGCGGGCCGCGCCGGCGGAAGTGGGGCAACAGGCGCCGGGGCGGCCGGTGCCGGCACGGGCGGCACCGTCGAACGCGTGCCGGTGTAGCCACCCGCCTGGACGGCCGGGGTGGTGTCCCGGGAGTCCAGCGGGGACTGCCACTGTGCGGGAGCCGGCGCGTTGGTCCGCCACTGGTCGGGCAGGGTGGCCGCCGACGTCGCGGCGCCGGCGAACTGCTCGGTGTGACCGACCGGAGTGAGCGGGTTCTGCTCCACGGCCATCGGCTGACGCGGCCGGCTGAGCACCTGCTCGCGGCCCCGGTTCGTGGGCAGCACCACGGTGGCGGCGGGCAACGTCACCTGGGCGACGGTGCCGCCCTCGACGTTGCGGCGCAGCTCCACCCGGATGCCGTAGCGGGAGGCGAGCCGGCTCACCACGGCCAGACCCATCAGCCGGAACGCGGCGACGTCGACGCTCGGCGGGGCGGCCAACCGGCGGTTGAGCGAGTCGAGCTGCTCGTCGGTGAGGCCGAGCCCGCGGTCCTCGATCTGGATCAGGACGTAGTCGCGGATCCGGCGACCGTCGGCGACCACCGTGGTGTTCGGCGGTGAGAACCGGGTCGCGTTGTCGAGCAGCTCGGCGACGAGGCGTACCACGTCGTTGACCGCGTTCGCGGCCACCGAGATGTCGGTGTCCACCGTCCCGAACTCGATGCGGTTGTACAGCTCGACCTCGGACTGGGCGGCGCGCAGCACGTCGACCACCAGCGCGTCGTCGCGGCGCGGCACGGCCGAGTCGGCGCCGGCCAGGACCAGCAGGTTCTCGTCGTTGCGGCGCATTCGGGTGGCCAGGTGGTCGAGCTCGAAGAGCTGCGCGAGCCGCTTCGGGTCCTCTTCGCCACGCTCGATCGCGTCCAGCTCGCCGATCATCCGGTCGACCAGGGTCTGACTACGACGTGCCAGGTTGAGGAACATCGCCGAGACGCTGGTACGAAGCGCGGCCTGCTCGGCTGCGACCCGCACCGCCTCCCGGTGGACGACGTTGAAGGCCAACGCGACCTGACCGACCTCGTCGCGGCTGTTCAGCTGGATCGGGTCCCGGACCTGGCGGACGATCTCGTCCACCCCGCCGTCGCCGACGCTGCCCATGTTCTGCAGCCGCTGCACCGCGTCGGGCAGGTCGTGGTTGGCCACCGAGAGCGCACCCTCACGCAGTCGGCGCAACGAGTGGTTGAGCGAACGGGCCAGCACCACGGCCAACGACACGGCGATGATCAGCGTCAGCAGAACCAGGATCGACTCGATCACGGCCTGCCGGATGACATCCGCGCGCGCCTGGTCGGCCTGCTGGAACAGCCGGTCCTGCAGTTGGATCTCGGCCCAACGCATCAGGTCGTTCACGGCGCCGATGGCGGCGGTGGCGTCCTGCGCGGTGACCAGCGGGCGCTGCCCGACCGAGCGGGTGATGTCGGTGGCCACCCGGTCGGCGAGGCCGACCGCGTCACCGGAGACGGTGCTGTCGACCAGGGCTCGCTGCACCGGGTCGGCGGCCAGGGAGAAGGCGACCAGGGCCTCCTGCTGGCTGGTCAGAGTGGCCACGAAGGAGGAGAACTGTTCCGGGTCGAGCTGGCCCGCCGACAGGGCGGTGAAGGCGACCGCTTCCTCCTCGGCGACCGACGCCTTGGCGCGCGCGAAGGCGGAGACCGCGCGGCGGCTGTCCGACAGGCTCTCGTCGCCGGGCAGCTGGGCCAGGCCGTCACCGTAGGAGACCAGGTCGGTGAGGATGACCCCGTAGCGGAGCACCGCCTCGGCGACCGCCATCTGCCGGCGGTCCAACACCTCTTGGCGGGTGCTGTCCAGAGTGGACAGGTGGCTGTCGATGGCGGCCAGGCGGTCCCGCAGGGCCGTCGGCACCTCGCCGATCCGGCCCCGCTCGGCGCGGTACTCGTCCACCTGCCGCTGCGTCTCACGGACCCGCAGGTTGTACGCGTCGGCCGGCTGCTGCGGAGTGGCCAGGTAGGCGGCTGCCGCCATCCGCTCGGCCTGGAGGTCCTGGGTGAGAGCGCTGACGTCGATGGAGAGAGCCGTCAGTGACCGGGCCCGGGTAGCGTCGAAGGCACCCTCGCCAACGGAGATCAGGCGGACCGTGGCCAGCGCGATCACCGCCGCCACCGGGACGACAAGAATCAACGCCAGTTTGGACCGGATCCGGGCGTCCCGCAGTCGCGGCATCCGTCGGCGCGTACGCCGACCGCTGTCGCCGAGCGCGGGCAGGGTCGTCGGTCCGGTGCTCACGACATCGCCTCCGTCGTTTCTTCCCCGCCTGAGCCGCCGAGCCATGCCGTAAGCGGAGGGGACCACGCGCGGCACGGCCGCGATTTCATCAGAGAAGACCCTGTTTGGGAAGCCGCAGTGAGGTAGGAAACGGTCGGACGGAGCGCATCCCGTGATCCGGGCAACTGATACCTTCATTTCCGCAAGCCCCTGAACAGGGCATGTAACTCCTGAGTGGTCACGCGTGTGTGCAAAGTGAGCTTTTGCAAACATTGCGTTACCCCAGCATGTGGGATGGCCGTCCCGAAAGTGCTGCCGGGGTCCGCGCTTGACCACAGCGCCGGCCATTGGCAAGGTTTTGCAGGCTTCGCGCACACCGTACGGCAGAGGAGATCCCGTCTTCCACTGAGGACGGA encodes:
- a CDS encoding pyridoxal phosphate-dependent aminotransferase, encoding MTTSTDVDPLVARMRPFGTTIFAEMSALATRTGAVNLGQGFPDTDGPPEMLAAAAEALRGGQNQYPPGPGIPALRAAVAAHQQRFHDLAYDPDGEIVITAGATEAVAASILALCEPGDEVVCFEPYYDSYAASIALAGAVRRPVTLRPAADGRYAFDPAALRAAFGPRTRLVLLNSPHNPTGKVFTPAELALIAELCQEHGAYAVTDEVYEHLVFTDAASPHVPLAALPGMRERTLRISSAGKTFSCTGWKVGWASGPAALVSAVLRVKQFLTFVNAAPLQPAVAVALALPDDYYTGFRDSLQQRRDQLVGGLTDAGFEVLDSEGTYFVTADITALGGRDGVEFCRSLPERCGVVAVPTQVFYDDAEAGRRLVRFAFCKRPEVLTEAVTRLRALAPIG
- the glmM gene encoding phosphoglucosamine mutase, translating into MGRLFGTDGVRGRANADLTPELALALAVAAAHTLAETDRSHPPLAVVGRDTRASGEMLEAAVVAGLTSAGANVVRVGVLPTPAVAFLTAEAKADLGVVLSASHNPMPDNGIKLFAAGGHKLPDEIEMQIEAAVEANAATAWDRPTGAGIGRVHDLLDGADHYVQHLVGAVPHRLDGIKVVVDCANGAAAEVAPVAYREAGAEVIAINAEPNGLNINDDCGSNHIEGLREAVVEHGAHLGIAHDGDADRIVAVSAGGDEVDGDQVMAILALAMRDAGTLTQDTLVATVMSNLGLRLAMSAQGIRLIETKVGDRYVLEALRASGLALGGEQSGHIVMPAHATTGDGVLTGLHLMARMAATGKSLAELASVVTKLPQVLINVPVGDRTVGAAAPAVRAEVERAEAELGETGRVLLRPSGTEPLVRVMVEAATEATAREVAERIAELVRTASPAAS
- the rpsI gene encoding 30S ribosomal protein S9; the encoded protein is MTDITTETEVAPEATEAPAPVARAPRGDRPIQTVGRRKEAIVRVRIVPGTGKITCNGRDLEAYFPSKVHQQLIKDPLVTAEKPEAFDVIANLRGGGTTGQAGALRLAIARALIVNEPDDRPALKKAGFLTRDARVKESKKYGLKKARKAPQYSKR
- the rplM gene encoding 50S ribosomal protein L13, producing MRTYSPKPGEIERQWHVIDASDVVLGRLATHAATLLRGKHKPTFAPHVDTGDFVVIVNAGKVALTGNKRQTKVAYRHSGYPGGLKQIGYDELLTKRPERAIELAVKGMLPHNKLGRQLIKKLKVYAGAEHPHLAQQPVPFEIKQIAQ
- a CDS encoding DUF6364 family protein; protein product: MTAKVTLSFTDETIEEARRFAKREGLSLSAWMDQAAREKALREVFTAHAAAVGRAGLDLESAALADAREVGMVNDLLSGGRPRAA
- a CDS encoding SDR family NAD(P)-dependent oxidoreductase, coding for MAGPLDGTVALVTGASSGIGAATARSLAADGATVAVLARRRAKLDELAESVRAGGGVALAVEADITDPSQALAAVDRVVVEFGRLDTVVNNAGLMLVGPVAEAPIEEWDRMLAVNVQGMLHVTRAALPHLLAAAETAPRRVADLVNISSTAGRVARPGTAVYNLTKFGVNAFSEALRQEVGPKRVRVSVIEPGTVDTELASHVRDGIREAIVRQTEGLELLEPEDIADAVSYIVTRDRRVAVNEILVRAAEQTW
- a CDS encoding methyltransferase domain-containing protein, giving the protein MRVADAFDAVAGTYDESRRRLVPCFDGFYGAAVEVAAPPLRAALAAGRTPEVLDLGAGTGLLSLLLAAAVPGVRLTLVDAAPAMLARATDELRARSVPHRTVQADLADPLPAGRYDAVVSALAIHHLDDAGKRALYRRAAAALVPGGVFVNAEQVAGPTPALDRRYDEVWTARITELGSSPEEIAAARERMRHDRPATVADQCRWLAEAGLVDVDCYFKEWRFAVFGGRA
- a CDS encoding uroporphyrinogen-III synthase — its product is MREELAGFTIGVTADRRRDDLAALLERRGARVVLAPALRIVPLSDDTELREATRACLEQPPDILMANTGIGMRGWLEAAEGWGLAEPLRSVLASSYVVARGPKARGAIRAAGLHDQWSPTSESCDEVVNHLRRRGVAGQVIAMQLHGERQPECTLALEAAGATVIEVPVYRWAAPTDPAPLHRLIDLIAGRLVDAVTFTSAPAAEALLRAAGDRTDAVVSAFRGDVLASCVGAVTAEPLLRHGVPVSAPGRARLGALVRTIVDELPRRTVTFKAGGHLLTLRGHAAVIDGELRPLAPAPMAVLRALAQSPGRVLSRTALLRTLPRGADEHAVEMAVARLRAGLRAPRVVQTVVKRGYRLQID
- a CDS encoding GTP-binding protein → MDFAGYDPAGGRPGRGIVSAKIVVAGGFGVGKTTLVGAISEITPLTTEALMTAAGVGIDDPSKVPGKETTTVAMDFGRITMAQDLILYLFGTPGQTRFWFMWDEIIRGAVGAAVLVDTRRITDAFAPLDYFENRNLPYVVALNRFDGAPQYELEEVREALAISPQVPLVMTDARHRDSVKQVLVTVVEHAMLRLQAEHGRGFPTPVG
- a CDS encoding DUF742 domain-containing protein, with amino-acid sequence MDQRRADPRGALVRPYAVTRGRTEPRQDIALEAVLTASPTQVAESRFAGHDKHRIATVCEGRAQSLAEIAAYTRMPLGVARVLVADMVAESLLTLHTAAPAEGFEERMELLGRVLSGLRRL